A DNA window from Oenanthe melanoleuca isolate GR-GAL-2019-014 chromosome 11, OMel1.0, whole genome shotgun sequence contains the following coding sequences:
- the SMPD3 gene encoding sphingomyelin phosphodiesterase 3 — MVLYTSPFPNSFLSVLHSFSWGLIFPCYWLADRLVGSFVPTTYEKRQRADDPCYFHALCIIITTPIYLALLVASLPFALVGFLLWSPLQSARRPYIYSRLKDKSHANGATLLTEWKAAGSGKSFCFGSANVCLLPDSLARFNNVFNTQARAKEIGRRIRNGASRPQIKIYIDSPTNTSISAASFSSLVSPQAGDNRTVNAGIKRTTSMEYKGDNCGSNNGEESREDKGGSGEPHEGEENTCIVRINGEENGHMSDTETDTANGQARATGPAEPPLEGDAEISKTPNHKQKEGDSGSLDSCSASRESLVKVRVGDGTVDQSTVNNKLLYKASIMKKTSVRKKKHTDETFDHEISAFFPANLDFLCLQEVFDKRAAEKLKEQLHHYFEYIVYDVGVYSCHGCCSFKFVNSGLLFASRYPVMDAAYHCYPNGRGMDSLASKGALFLKVQVGSTPQDQRIVGYISCTHLQAIAGDTTVRCEQLDMLQDWLSEFRKSTSSSSTANPEELVAFDVLCGDLNFDNCSSEDKLEQQHSLFTHYKDPCRAGPGEDKPWAIGTLLDPEGLYDEEVCTPDNLQKVLESEEGRKGYLVYPTSKNHSSSQKGRKASLKGNGRRIDYMLYTEEGLYLEWKVEVEEFSFITQLAGLTDHLPVAMRLMVSTGEDDP; from the exons ATGGTTTTATACACTTCTCCATTTCCCAACAGCTTTCTGTCAGTTCTGCATTCTTTTTCCTGGGGCCTGATTTTCCCATGTTACTGGCTAGCAGACAGGCTCGTGGGCTCTTTTGTTCCAACCACCTACGAAAAACGTCAAAGGGCAGATGACCCATGCTATTTTCATGCACTCTGCATCATCATCACCACTCCCATCTACCTGGCACTCTTGGTGGCCTCTCTTCCTTTCGCCCTGGTTGGCTTCTTGCTCTGGTCCCCGCTGCAGTCAGCCAGAAGGCCCTACATCTACTCCAGGCTGAAGGACAAGAGCCACGCCAATGGAGCCACTCTGCTCACGGAATGGAAGGCTGCAGGCAGCGGGAAAAGCTTCTGCTTTGGCAGTGCCAACGTTTGCCTGCTGCCCGATTCCCTGGCAAGGTTTAATAACGTGTTCAACACGCAGGCCAGGGCCAAGGAGATTGGCCGGAGGATCCGAAACGGGGCGAGCAGGCCACAGATTAAAATCTACATAGATTCTCCCACCAACACGTCCATCAGTGCAGCCAGCTTCAGCAGCCTGGTCTCCCCCCAGGCTGGAGACAACCGCACGGTCAACGCTGGCATCAAAAGGACAACTTCAATGGAGTACAAGGGAGACAACTGTGGCTCAAACAACGGcgaggagagcagggaagatAAAGGGGGAAGTGGAGAGCCACACGAGGGAGAAGAAAACACCTGCATAGTGCGGATCAATGGAGAGGAGAACGGCCACATGTCAGACACGGAAACAGACACCGCCAACGGCCAGGCTCGTGCCACcggccctgcagagcccccacTGGAAGGTGATGCAGAGATCTCAAAAACACCAAACCACAAACAGAAGGAAGGAGATTCTGGGAGTTTagacagctgctctgcctcacgAGAGTCCCTGGTCAAAGTCCGTGTTGGAGATGGCACAGTGGACCAAAGCACTGTCAACAACAAGCTGCTCTACAAAGCTTCAATCATGAAGAAGACTTCAGTGCggaaaaagaaacacacagatGAGACCTTTGATCACGAGATCTCTGCTTTCTTCCCTGCCAACCTGGACTTTCTGTGCTTGCAGGAAGTGTTTGACAAAAGAGCTGCGGAGAAGTTGAAAGAGCAGCTCCATCACTATTTTGAATACATTGTCTATGATGTTGGGGTCTACAGCTGCCATGGCTGCTGTAGCTTTAAGTTTGTGAACAGTGGTCTGCTTTTTGCCAGCCGCTATCCTGTTATGGATGCTGCCTATCACTGTTACCCCAATGGAAGAGGAATGGACTCCTTGGCTTCCAAGGGAGCCTTGTTTCTCAAG gTGCAAGTGGGAAGTACACCTCAGGACCAAAGAATTGTGGGATACATTTCCTGCACTCACTTGCAAGCTATTGCAG GAGACACTACTGTTCGGTGTGAGCAACTGGATATGCTTCAAGATTGGCTGTCTGAATTCAGAAAATCTACCTCCTCCTCCAGTACAGCCAATCCAGAGGAGCTGGTGGCTTTTGATGTACTCTGTGGAGATCTCAACTTTGATAACTGCTCCTCTG AGGacaagctggagcagcagcactctcTGTTTACACACTACAAAGACCCGTGTCGAGCTGGTCCTGGGGAGGATAAGCCTTGGGCAATAG GTACCCTGCTGGATCCTGAAGGATTATATGATGAAGAAGTGTGCACCCCAGATAACCTACAGAA gGTGCTGGAAagtgaagaaggaaggaaaggataCTTAGTCTATCCCACCAGCAAGAACCACAGTTCCAGTCAGAAGGGGAGGAAGGCATCACTGAAGGGAAATGGGAGAAGGATTGACTACATGCTCTACACAGAAGAAGGTCTTTACCTGGAGTGGAAAGTG GAGGTGGAGGAGTTCAGCTTCATCACCCAGCTGGCAGGCCTGACAGACCACCTACCAGTAGCAATGCGCCTGATGGTGTCTACGGGAGAGGATGACCCTTAA